One Ricinus communis isolate WT05 ecotype wild-type chromosome 1, ASM1957865v1, whole genome shotgun sequence DNA window includes the following coding sequences:
- the LOC107261667 gene encoding uncharacterized protein LOC107261667: MSKYAKFLKELLYNKRKLEEVLMVQLLEKSSAIIHRRLPKKLKDPGSFTILCSTSNLNVDNALADLGVSISIIPYKLFKKLGLGEPKPTLMGVQLADESAVYSKGIIEDVLVKVQDFIFLMDFVIMDMDEDVDVSLILGRPFLASARAIIDVHDGKFILRVGDEQLTFQTPNGMKYSIALDDMIEHETVNLISAIDVFNF; the protein is encoded by the coding sequence ATGTCcaagtatgctaagttcttaaaggaactCCTCTATAACAAGAGGAAGCTTGAGGAAGTGTTAATGGTGCAACTATTGGAGAAGAGCTCGGCGATCATTCATAGGCGATTACCAAAGAAGCTAAAAGACccagggagtttcactattctTTGTTCTACTAGTAATCTAAATGTTGATAATGCATTGGCTGATTTAGGGGTTAGCATTAGTATTATcccttataaattatttaagaaacttGGACTAGGAGAACCTAAACCAACACTCATGGGTGTTCAACTAGCTGATGAATCTGCTGTATACTCTAAGGGTATCATCGAAGATGTGTTGGTAAAGGttcaagattttatttttcttatggatTTTGTGATCATGGATATGGATGAGGATGTTGATGTTTCCCTCATCCTTGGTAGACCCTTTCTTGCTAGCGCTAGGGCCATCATTGATGTTCATGATGGTAAGTTTATTCTTAGGGTAGGGGATGAACAATTAACCTTTCAAACTCCTAATGGCATGAAATACTCAATTGCACTTGATGATATGATAGAGCATGAAACTGTCAATTTAATTTCAGCTAttgatgtttttaatttttaa